The Streptomyces sp. NBC_01268 genome window below encodes:
- a CDS encoding SSI family serine proteinase inhibitor, with translation MLRRLVLATLAPLAVTAAASGGGLGALPPLPLFSVPDSLTIVVADAGSTEADGTFRLECEGTPGGTHPAAGNACKKLAEFAAAGVNPFAPVPKDQMCTQQYGGPATAHVTGDWQGRSIDARFSRANGCEIGRWDDLRPVLPRVQG, from the coding sequence ATGCTGCGCCGCCTCGTCCTCGCCACCCTCGCCCCGCTCGCCGTCACCGCCGCCGCCTCGGGCGGCGGGCTCGGGGCGTTGCCTCCGTTGCCGCTGTTCTCCGTGCCCGACTCCCTCACGATCGTCGTCGCGGACGCCGGGAGCACCGAGGCCGACGGGACGTTCCGGCTGGAGTGCGAGGGGACGCCCGGGGGGACGCATCCCGCGGCCGGGAACGCCTGCAAGAAGCTGGCGGAGTTCGCCGCCGCCGGAGTGAATCCGTTCGCTCCCGTGCCCAAGGACCAGATGTGCACCCAGCAGTACGGCGGGCCCGCCACCGCGCACGTCACCGGCGACTGGCAGGGGCGGTCGATCGACGCTCGTTTCTCCCGCGCGAACGGGTGCGAGATCGGGCGCTGGGACGACCTGAGGCCCGTTCTTCCCCGCGTCCAGGGGTGA
- a CDS encoding DUF7683 domain-containing protein — MSTEAPAAVWVLEGYRKADEFLRAEFPVSREQMLRLREVIEPDPDDPWMVLWYDVPVEAWPEVEAVLGCGPADPELDYQLGGYATE; from the coding sequence ATGTCTACCGAAGCACCCGCGGCCGTCTGGGTCCTGGAGGGGTACCGCAAGGCCGATGAGTTCCTGCGGGCCGAGTTCCCCGTCAGTCGTGAGCAGATGCTCCGGCTCCGCGAGGTGATCGAGCCGGATCCCGACGACCCCTGGATGGTCCTCTGGTACGACGTGCCCGTCGAGGCGTGGCCGGAAGTGGAGGCGGTGCTGGGGTGCGGGCCCGCCGACCCCGAACTCGACTACCAGCTCGGCGGCTACGCGACCGAGTGA
- a CDS encoding histone deacetylase yields the protein MDLERLQRYLDAGRDPAAPVASRGVVMPGVVYFATESPVWGGGRAFYDPAADGRVYARAHLIGLGQFADLAAQEMYRLPGAETETEAETDIGLDLDEVVRRGRVRLGPGRYETVVRVGEVGRVPMVTFTAPWRVGEVELRRPSGPYLRHFVRGLRAVGGRSDLRIARYLAACPGAAGEWAVHDLLALMGAEPPDSHTFG from the coding sequence ATGGACCTGGAGCGGCTCCAGCGGTATCTGGACGCCGGGCGGGATCCGGCCGCGCCGGTCGCCTCGCGCGGTGTCGTGATGCCGGGGGTCGTCTACTTCGCCACCGAGTCCCCCGTCTGGGGCGGCGGGCGGGCGTTCTACGATCCGGCCGCCGACGGGAGGGTGTACGCGCGGGCACACCTGATCGGACTCGGGCAGTTCGCCGACCTCGCCGCTCAGGAGATGTACCGCTTGCCCGGTGCCGAGACCGAGACCGAGGCCGAGACCGACATCGGCCTCGACCTCGACGAGGTCGTACGGCGCGGGCGGGTCCGGCTCGGGCCCGGGCGGTACGAGACCGTCGTGCGGGTCGGGGAGGTCGGGCGCGTTCCCATGGTCACCTTCACCGCGCCCTGGCGCGTGGGCGAGGTCGAGCTGCGGCGTCCCTCCGGCCCCTACCTGCGGCATTTCGTGCGGGGGCTGCGTGCCGTGGGGGGACGGTCGGATCTCCGGATCGCCCGGTATCTGGCCGCCTGCCCCGGCGCCGCGGGGGAGTGGGCGGTCCATGACCTGCTCGCTCTGATGGGGGCGGAACCTCCTGATTCCCACACGTTTGGGTGA
- a CDS encoding Bro-N domain-containing protein, producing MNANVNTDAIDIDDFVFAATGVRLRRLTLADGTHWFPAADVAGALGHTDVRKALRAHVGQAMQATLGERMVSLDGLVQLVAASTGARVAPFTAWIAEMVTAVQRHGAYGLEPSSLQGRFVPPQPVLDEVVRLEADELDDRSLTRLAEAGDLLAVPVQRVGPDPYAGPALTPQDLLASWRERNVELSDDVHAVAACLAPELVRGGVRYRLEEVARRTGLPSDRVRDCVRMLVERGCMRHAEGGDGGDGGDGGAGGGGGGSDGSDGSDGSDGGLLYLLP from the coding sequence ATGAACGCCAACGTCAACACCGACGCCATTGACATCGACGACTTCGTTTTTGCCGCCACCGGGGTCCGGCTGCGCAGGCTCACCCTGGCCGACGGCACACACTGGTTCCCCGCCGCGGACGTGGCCGGAGCCCTCGGCCACACCGACGTGCGCAAAGCCCTCCGCGCCCACGTCGGCCAGGCCATGCAGGCCACCCTCGGCGAACGGATGGTCAGCCTCGACGGGCTCGTCCAGCTCGTCGCCGCCTCCACCGGGGCCCGCGTCGCCCCCTTCACCGCCTGGATCGCCGAGATGGTCACCGCCGTCCAGCGCCACGGCGCCTACGGACTCGAACCCTCCTCCCTGCAAGGCCGGTTCGTGCCCCCGCAGCCCGTCCTCGACGAAGTCGTCCGGCTGGAGGCCGACGAGCTCGACGACCGGAGCCTCACCCGGCTCGCCGAGGCCGGCGACCTGCTCGCCGTGCCCGTCCAGCGCGTCGGCCCCGACCCGTACGCCGGTCCCGCGCTCACCCCGCAGGACCTGCTCGCCTCCTGGCGCGAGCGGAACGTCGAGCTCAGCGACGACGTCCACGCCGTCGCCGCCTGCCTCGCCCCCGAGCTCGTCCGCGGCGGCGTCCGCTACCGCCTGGAGGAGGTCGCCCGCCGCACCGGACTCCCCTCCGACCGGGTCCGCGACTGCGTCCGCATGCTCGTCGAGCGGGGGTGCATGCGGCATGCGGAGGGCGGGGACGGCGGGGACGGTGGAGACGGTGGGGCTGGAGGGGGCGGTGGTGGTTCTGACGGCTCCGACGGCTCCGATGGTTCCGATGGGGGGTTGCTCTATCTGTTGCCCTGA
- a CDS encoding DUF2797 domain-containing protein, with amino-acid sequence MVWRSAGVSWRGGAPALRWDGGRVSPLAYGRVIGFRAVGERRCTGARGNVCPLGAVVSGRSTGGRCPECARLDRAHSVAADTLLDDPRPYRVYLAWFGPGMVKVGITREERGDARLLEQGAVAFSWLGRGPLMAARRTEEVLRHALAVPDRIPYARKRAVRTVLPPAAERAREVEELYARAVGVGAWSETLERLECEVHDHVGAFRLDGLAPLDASVVELVPAGVVAGRLLAAAGPDLHLLDGDGRHLALDTRLLTGWGIESAPGGSPVSVPLGAVPREGSGDGQEQLF; translated from the coding sequence ATGGTGTGGCGGAGTGCCGGAGTGTCCTGGCGGGGTGGTGCGCCCGCGCTGCGGTGGGACGGGGGGCGGGTCAGTCCGCTCGCGTACGGGCGGGTCATCGGCTTCCGCGCGGTCGGGGAGCGGCGGTGCACCGGGGCCCGGGGGAACGTCTGCCCCCTGGGGGCCGTCGTGAGCGGGCGGAGTACCGGTGGGCGGTGCCCCGAGTGCGCGCGGCTCGACCGGGCGCACTCCGTCGCCGCCGACACCCTCCTCGACGACCCCCGGCCGTACCGCGTCTACCTCGCCTGGTTCGGGCCCGGCATGGTCAAGGTCGGGATCACCAGGGAGGAGCGCGGGGACGCGCGGCTGCTGGAGCAGGGTGCGGTCGCGTTCAGCTGGCTCGGGCGGGGGCCGCTGATGGCCGCGCGGCGGACCGAGGAAGTGCTGCGGCACGCGCTCGCCGTGCCCGACCGCATCCCGTACGCGCGCAAGCGGGCCGTCCGCACCGTCCTGCCGCCCGCCGCCGAGCGGGCCCGCGAGGTCGAGGAGCTGTACGCGCGCGCGGTCGGCGTCGGCGCCTGGTCGGAGACGCTGGAGCGGCTGGAGTGCGAGGTCCACGACCACGTGGGGGCGTTCCGCCTCGACGGGCTGGCGCCGCTCGACGCGAGCGTCGTCGAGCTCGTGCCCGCCGGGGTGGTCGCCGGGCGGCTGCTCGCCGCCGCCGGGCCCGATCTGCACCTCCTCGACGGGGACGGGCGGCACCTCGCCCTCGACACCCGGCTGTTGACCGGGTGGGGGATCGAGAGCGCGCCGGGCGGATCGCCCGTCAGCGTGCCTCTCGGGGCCGTCCCCCGAGAGGGTTCGGGGGACGGGCAGGAACAGCTCTTCTGA
- a CDS encoding antibiotic biosynthesis monooxygenase family protein yields MTPRPVGGFEPPYYTAVFTSVRPDAPEGYAETAAALQALVQDMPGYLGYESARTPGGIGITVAYFRDLEGLAAWQHHPEHMEAKQRGREEWYDSYRVHIGKVERTYGFDRD; encoded by the coding sequence ATGACTCCTCGCCCTGTCGGCGGTTTCGAACCGCCTTACTACACCGCTGTCTTCACCTCCGTCCGGCCCGACGCCCCCGAGGGCTACGCCGAGACCGCCGCCGCCCTGCAGGCCCTGGTCCAGGACATGCCGGGCTACCTCGGCTACGAGTCCGCCCGGACGCCCGGCGGGATCGGCATCACCGTCGCCTACTTCCGCGACCTGGAGGGACTCGCCGCCTGGCAGCACCACCCCGAGCACATGGAGGCGAAGCAGCGCGGGCGGGAGGAGTGGTACGACAGCTACCGGGTCCACATCGGCAAGGTGGAGAGGACGTACGGCTTTGACCGCGACTGA
- a CDS encoding amidohydrolase family protein: MTATDGPGGNAAPRGSAAPHDDAAPRGDEGGEVRAWAARLGLPGLVDVHTHFMPRNVLDKVWAYFDSAGPLTGVEWPITYREEEDRRVALLREFGVRAFTSMLYPHKAGMAAWLNDWAEAFARRTPDCLHTATFFPEPGAPAYLSHALGRGARVLKVHVQVGGFDPNDALLDEVWSLVEDAGTPVVVHCGSGPAPGAFTGPGPVGRLLARHPRLRLIVAHMGMPEYGDFLDLAERYEGVHLDTTMAFTDFSERLAPFPGAELKRLQDLGDRILLGTDFPNIPYPYVHQLHALERLGLGDDWLRAVCHDNAARLFGLPQPPAP, from the coding sequence TTGACCGCGACTGACGGCCCCGGCGGTAACGCCGCCCCCCGCGGTAGCGCCGCCCCCCACGACGACGCCGCCCCCCGCGGCGACGAGGGCGGCGAGGTCCGGGCGTGGGCGGCACGGCTCGGGCTGCCGGGGCTCGTCGACGTCCACACCCACTTCATGCCGCGCAACGTCCTCGACAAGGTGTGGGCCTACTTCGACTCCGCCGGGCCCCTCACCGGCGTGGAGTGGCCCATCACCTACCGCGAGGAGGAGGACCGCCGGGTCGCGCTGCTGCGCGAGTTCGGGGTGCGCGCCTTCACCTCGATGCTCTACCCGCACAAGGCCGGCATGGCCGCCTGGCTCAACGACTGGGCGGAGGCCTTCGCCCGGCGCACCCCCGACTGCCTGCACACCGCCACCTTCTTCCCCGAGCCCGGCGCCCCCGCCTACCTGAGCCACGCGCTCGGCCGCGGCGCCCGGGTCCTCAAGGTGCACGTCCAGGTCGGCGGCTTCGATCCGAACGACGCGCTGCTCGACGAGGTGTGGAGCCTGGTCGAGGACGCCGGGACGCCCGTCGTCGTGCACTGCGGCTCCGGGCCCGCGCCCGGCGCGTTCACCGGGCCCGGGCCGGTCGGGAGGCTGCTCGCCCGCCACCCGCGGCTGCGGCTGATCGTCGCCCACATGGGCATGCCCGAGTACGGGGACTTCCTCGACCTCGCCGAGCGGTACGAGGGCGTCCACCTCGACACCACCATGGCCTTCACCGACTTCAGCGAACGCCTCGCGCCCTTCCCCGGGGCGGAGCTCAAGCGGCTCCAGGACCTCGGCGACCGGATCCTCCTCGGCACCGACTTCCCGAACATCCCCTACCCGTACGTCCACCAGCTCCACGCCCTCGAACGCCTCGGGCTCGGCGACGACTGGCTGCGGGCGGTCTGCCACGACAACGCGGCCCGGCTCTTCGGACTGCCGCAGCCGCCGGCTCCCTAG